From the genome of Bradyrhizobium elkanii USDA 76, one region includes:
- a CDS encoding flavin reductase family protein — protein sequence MEYSPSDLTQRERYKVLTSFVLPRPIAWVTSQGADGVVNAAPFSFFNVFCEDPPLCMFAVNRRPDGREKDTLVNIQRLGEFVVNLTDEPLARAMHETSGDFPPEIGEPDYLGLKLAPSSRIAVPRLADAPFAMECKTWKLIDVNGDRQLIMGEGIHFHIRDELWDREAMRVYMERYHPIGRMFADRYCRTDDRVVFPAAEGAKTK from the coding sequence ATGGAATATTCCCCAAGCGACCTCACCCAGCGCGAACGTTACAAGGTGCTGACCTCCTTCGTGCTGCCGCGGCCGATCGCCTGGGTGACGAGCCAGGGCGCGGACGGCGTGGTCAACGCAGCGCCGTTCTCGTTCTTCAACGTGTTCTGCGAGGATCCGCCGCTCTGCATGTTCGCGGTCAACCGCAGGCCGGACGGCCGCGAGAAGGACACCCTGGTCAACATCCAGCGCCTCGGCGAGTTCGTGGTCAACCTCACCGACGAGCCGCTGGCGCGCGCGATGCACGAGACGAGCGGCGACTTCCCGCCCGAGATCGGCGAGCCCGATTATCTCGGATTGAAGCTCGCGCCCTCAAGCAGGATCGCGGTGCCCCGGCTTGCGGATGCGCCGTTCGCGATGGAGTGCAAGACCTGGAAGCTGATCGACGTCAATGGCGACCGCCAGCTCATCATGGGCGAAGGCATCCATTTCCATATCCGCGACGAGTTGTGGGACCGCGAGGCGATGCGCGTCTACATGGAGCGCTACCACCCGATCGGCCGCATGTTCGCCGACCGCTACTGCCGCACCGACGACCGCGTGGTGTTTCCCGCGGCTGAGGGCGCAAAGACGAAATAA
- a CDS encoding VOC family protein: MFSHVMVGTNDLDKAKTFYDALLGTLEVRPARVDGHRIMYLTKAGIFMVSKPINGEPATHANGGTIGFACSSPEQVEAWHAAGVANGGKSCEDPPGVREGGGIKLYLAYLRDLDGNKICAMHRMV; encoded by the coding sequence ATGTTTTCACACGTGATGGTTGGCACCAACGATCTGGACAAGGCCAAGACGTTCTATGATGCGCTGCTTGGCACGCTCGAGGTCCGGCCGGCCCGGGTCGACGGTCACCGCATTATGTACCTCACCAAGGCCGGCATTTTCATGGTTTCCAAGCCGATCAACGGAGAACCGGCGACGCATGCCAATGGCGGTACGATCGGCTTTGCCTGTTCTTCGCCGGAACAGGTCGAAGCCTGGCACGCGGCCGGCGTCGCCAATGGCGGCAAGAGCTGCGAGGACCCGCCGGGCGTGCGGGAAGGAGGCGGCATCAAGCTCTACCTCGCCTATCTGCGCGACCTCGACGGCAACAAGATCTGCGCGATGCACCGGATGGTCTGA
- a CDS encoding acyl-CoA dehydrogenase family protein, translating into MKHAYVPRTTNYTLNPGDELNDLRMSDKVRPLYDHVKQFIRDTVDPMSVEFYRAGEKKTNRWSFTDEQLAILQKAKDKAKEVGLWNFFLPDAETGEGLNNLDYAYIAAELGKSPLASETMNCSAPDTGNMEVLERVGTKAQKEKWLKPLLNGEIRSAYAMTEPNVASSDAKNISTTAKLVGDEWVINGEKYYISGAGDPRCKIMIVMVKTNPDAAPSKQQSQILVPIDTPGVEILGPMHVFGHDHAPRGHMHLRFNNCKVPKENMLLGEGRGFEISQVRLGPGRIHHCMRTIGKAEKALDMMVQRGLTREAFGKKIAHLGGNMQIIAQARCEIEAMRLMVLKAAKAMDVLGNKEARVWVSMVKAMVPERACKVIDQAIQMHGATGISQWSPLGEMYQDVRHLRFADGPDEVHWMVVGRHELSMP; encoded by the coding sequence GTGAAACATGCCTATGTGCCGCGCACCACGAACTACACGCTCAATCCGGGCGACGAGCTCAATGACCTGCGCATGTCGGACAAGGTCCGTCCGCTCTACGATCATGTGAAGCAGTTCATCCGCGACACGGTCGACCCGATGTCGGTCGAGTTCTATCGCGCCGGCGAGAAGAAGACCAACCGCTGGAGCTTCACGGACGAGCAGCTCGCGATCCTGCAGAAGGCCAAGGACAAGGCCAAGGAAGTCGGCCTCTGGAACTTCTTCCTGCCCGATGCCGAAACCGGCGAAGGCCTCAACAACCTCGACTACGCCTACATCGCCGCCGAGCTCGGCAAGAGCCCGCTGGCCTCCGAGACCATGAACTGCTCGGCGCCTGACACCGGCAACATGGAGGTGCTGGAGCGCGTCGGCACCAAGGCGCAGAAGGAGAAGTGGCTGAAGCCGCTGCTCAACGGCGAGATCCGCTCGGCCTATGCGATGACCGAGCCGAACGTCGCCTCCTCCGACGCCAAGAACATCTCGACCACCGCGAAGCTGGTCGGCGACGAGTGGGTGATCAACGGCGAGAAGTATTACATCTCCGGCGCCGGCGATCCGCGCTGCAAGATCATGATCGTGATGGTGAAGACCAATCCCGACGCCGCGCCGAGCAAACAGCAGTCGCAGATCCTGGTACCGATCGACACCCCCGGCGTCGAGATCCTCGGGCCCATGCACGTGTTCGGCCACGACCATGCGCCGCGCGGCCACATGCATCTGCGCTTCAACAATTGCAAGGTGCCGAAGGAGAACATGCTGCTCGGCGAGGGCCGCGGCTTCGAGATCTCGCAGGTCCGCCTCGGCCCGGGCCGCATCCATCACTGCATGCGCACCATCGGCAAGGCCGAGAAGGCGCTCGACATGATGGTGCAGCGTGGCCTGACGCGCGAGGCGTTCGGCAAGAAGATTGCTCATCTCGGCGGCAACATGCAGATCATCGCCCAGGCGCGTTGCGAGATCGAGGCGATGCGGCTGATGGTGCTGAAGGCGGCCAAGGCGATGGACGTGCTCGGCAACAAGGAAGCCCGGGTCTGGGTCTCGATGGTCAAGGCGATGGTGCCCGAGCGCGCCTGCAAGGTGATCGACCAGGCGATCCAGATGCACGGCGCCACCGGCATCTCGCAGTGGTCGCCGCTCGGCGAAATGTACCAGGACGTCCGCCATCTCCGCTTCGCCGACGGTCCGGACGAAGTGCACTGGATGGTGGTCGGCCGCCACGAGCTGAGCATGCCGTAG
- a CDS encoding acyl-CoA dehydrogenase family protein, producing MDFNLPADLTAYLAELDRFIEREIKPLEEADDNIRFFDHRREWARTDFDKGGLPRHDWELLLRKAKNLADAAGHLRFAIPKRYGGKDGSNLWMAVIREHFASKGLGLHNDLQNEHSIVGNLPIVTMLDRYGTDEQKAMIDGSITGKYRITFGLTEPEHGSDATHMDTKAVQATRDNVKGWIINGEKMWTTGMHVATHCALFARTSGNDGDARGITCFLVPAKSAGVKVEEYMWTFNMPTDHPRVSFTDVFVPEDAQFGEVGRGLSLAQCFVHENRIRQAASSLGAAVYCINESVKYARERKPFGKALAENQAIQWPLVELATQAEMLRLLIRKTAWEMDQLTQAQVEHTLSDRVSMCNFWANRLCCEAADRAMQVHGGMGYSRHKPFEHIYRHHRRYRITEGSEEIQKRKVAGFLFGYMGAGKH from the coding sequence TTGGATTTCAACCTGCCGGCTGACCTGACAGCCTATCTCGCCGAGCTCGATCGTTTCATCGAACGCGAGATCAAGCCTCTGGAAGAGGCTGATGACAACATCCGCTTCTTCGACCATCGCCGTGAATGGGCGCGCACCGATTTCGACAAGGGTGGCTTGCCGCGCCATGACTGGGAGCTGCTGCTGCGCAAGGCCAAGAACCTGGCCGATGCGGCCGGCCACCTGCGCTTCGCGATTCCGAAGCGTTACGGCGGCAAGGACGGCTCCAATCTCTGGATGGCCGTGATCCGCGAACATTTTGCCTCGAAAGGTCTCGGCTTGCACAACGACCTGCAGAACGAGCACTCGATCGTCGGCAATCTGCCGATCGTCACCATGCTCGACCGCTACGGAACCGACGAGCAGAAGGCGATGATCGACGGCTCCATCACCGGCAAGTACCGCATCACGTTTGGTCTGACCGAGCCCGAGCATGGTTCCGACGCCACGCATATGGACACCAAAGCGGTTCAGGCCACGCGTGACAACGTCAAGGGCTGGATCATCAACGGCGAGAAGATGTGGACCACGGGCATGCATGTCGCGACGCACTGCGCGCTGTTTGCCCGCACCTCCGGCAATGACGGCGACGCCCGCGGCATCACCTGTTTCCTTGTGCCGGCGAAATCCGCGGGGGTGAAGGTCGAGGAGTATATGTGGACCTTCAACATGCCGACCGACCATCCGCGGGTCAGCTTCACCGACGTATTCGTGCCAGAGGATGCGCAGTTCGGCGAGGTCGGACGCGGCCTGTCGCTGGCGCAATGCTTCGTGCACGAGAACCGCATCCGCCAGGCGGCGAGCTCGCTCGGCGCTGCGGTCTACTGCATCAATGAGAGCGTGAAATATGCCCGCGAGCGCAAGCCGTTCGGCAAGGCGCTGGCCGAGAACCAGGCGATCCAGTGGCCGCTGGTCGAGCTCGCGACCCAGGCCGAGATGCTGCGGCTATTGATCCGCAAGACCGCCTGGGAGATGGATCAACTGACCCAGGCGCAGGTCGAGCACACGCTGTCGGATCGGGTCTCGATGTGCAATTTCTGGGCAAACCGTCTGTGCTGCGAAGCCGCCGACCGCGCGATGCAGGTACATGGCGGCATGGGCTATTCGCGCCACAAGCCGTTCGAGCACATTTATCGCCACCATCGCCGCTACCGCATCACCGAAGGCAGCGAGGAGATCCAGAAGCGCAAGGTAGCGGGCTTCCTGTTCGGCTACATGGGAGCCGGCAAGCACTAA
- a CDS encoding fatty acid--CoA ligase yields MSDAPKLTNLADMVRDRAKSRGNALAYEFEGRQTSFAEFDVKTNRVANALIAMGVKKGQRIAYLGKNSDFYFELLMGAMKAGVVMAPVNWRLAGPEVAFIVDDCKAPVLFVGPEFITQARNISDKLPGVRTIITTEGGAPEWPDFVAWRDAQSGDDPRVAIEPKDIAIQLYTSGTTGKPKGAMLSHANFLNLVQSGNEAEKPEWNRWTTDDVSLVAMPIFHIGGSGWGVMGLYHGARGVIAREFDPTKVLDFFEQSGITKLFMVPAAMQFVVRQPRARQVDFSRLKYMLYGASPIPAALLKECIEVFKCGFVQMYGMTETTGTIVALPPEDHIEGLDRMRSAGKALPGIELAILDADGKPLPPGEVGEIATRSGSNMAGYWNLPEATARTIDSDGWLRTGDAGYMDSDGYLYIHDRIKDMIISGGENIYPAEVESALCDHPDVAEAAVIGIPDDKWGEAVKAVVVMKPGKTATATDIINFTRERIAGYKTPKSVDFIPALPRNPSGKILRRSLREPYWAGKDRQVN; encoded by the coding sequence ATGTCCGACGCGCCGAAACTGACCAATCTTGCCGACATGGTGCGCGACCGCGCCAAAAGCCGCGGCAATGCGCTGGCCTATGAATTCGAGGGTCGGCAAACCAGCTTCGCCGAGTTCGACGTCAAGACCAACCGCGTCGCCAATGCGCTGATCGCGATGGGCGTCAAGAAGGGCCAGCGCATCGCCTATCTCGGCAAGAACAGCGATTTCTATTTCGAGCTGTTGATGGGCGCGATGAAAGCCGGCGTGGTGATGGCGCCGGTGAACTGGCGCCTTGCAGGCCCCGAGGTCGCCTTCATCGTCGACGACTGCAAGGCCCCCGTCCTGTTCGTCGGCCCCGAATTCATCACGCAGGCGCGCAACATCAGCGACAAGCTGCCCGGCGTTCGCACCATCATCACGACCGAGGGCGGCGCGCCGGAATGGCCCGACTTCGTCGCCTGGCGCGACGCACAAAGCGGCGACGACCCGCGGGTTGCGATCGAGCCAAAGGACATCGCGATCCAGCTCTACACCTCCGGCACGACGGGCAAGCCGAAGGGCGCGATGCTGTCGCACGCCAATTTCCTCAACCTCGTGCAGAGCGGCAACGAGGCCGAGAAGCCGGAATGGAACCGCTGGACCACCGACGACGTCTCGCTGGTCGCGATGCCGATCTTTCACATCGGTGGCTCCGGCTGGGGCGTGATGGGGCTCTATCACGGCGCCCGCGGCGTGATCGCGCGCGAGTTCGATCCGACCAAGGTGCTCGACTTCTTCGAGCAGTCCGGCATCACAAAGCTGTTCATGGTGCCGGCGGCGATGCAGTTCGTGGTGCGGCAGCCGCGCGCACGTCAGGTCGACTTCTCCCGCCTGAAATACATGCTCTATGGCGCCTCCCCGATTCCGGCGGCGCTGCTGAAGGAGTGCATCGAGGTCTTCAAATGCGGCTTCGTGCAGATGTACGGCATGACCGAGACCACCGGCACCATCGTCGCGCTGCCGCCGGAGGACCATATCGAAGGGCTCGACCGCATGCGCTCGGCCGGCAAGGCGTTGCCCGGCATCGAGCTTGCGATCCTCGACGCGGACGGCAAGCCGCTGCCGCCGGGCGAAGTCGGCGAGATCGCGACCCGCTCCGGCTCCAACATGGCCGGCTACTGGAATCTGCCCGAGGCCACCGCGCGCACGATCGACAGCGACGGCTGGCTGCGCACCGGCGATGCCGGCTACATGGACAGTGACGGCTACCTCTACATCCACGACCGCATCAAGGACATGATCATCTCCGGCGGCGAGAACATCTATCCGGCCGAGGTCGAGAGCGCGCTGTGCGACCACCCCGACGTGGCGGAAGCCGCTGTCATCGGCATTCCCGACGACAAATGGGGCGAGGCGGTGAAGGCGGTGGTGGTGATGAAGCCGGGAAAAACTGCGACCGCGACCGACATCATCAACTTCACGCGCGAGCGGATCGCCGGCTACAAGACGCCGAAATCGGTCGACTTCATCCCGGCGCTGCCGCGCAATCCGTCGGGCAAGATCCTGCGGCGGAGCCTGCGTGAACCGTACTGGGCGGGCAAGGATCGGCAGGTGAATTAG
- a CDS encoding phosphotransferase family protein, translated as MIETELTRCVASFHPGATGVTGAAKLSGGASQETWTFDIVHPNGTIGAILRRAPPGYGAAPGRAAGLDAEATLMQLAHDAGLPSPKVMHVLRPEDGLGRGFIMARVEGETIARKILRDEEFAGARPILARQLGRVIAGIHGLPQAKLPKLRSLTATKEIEDLSREYHSFDWPRPVFELALRWLRDHDPGPSSETTLVHGDFRHGNLIIGPDGVRAVLDWELAHTGDPMEDLGWICVNSWRFGEIDKPVGGFGTREDLFAGYAEAGRKADPDRVMFWEVMGTLRWGVMCCGMMQRFRSGPDHSMERAMIGRRASETEIDLLRLLAPRGR; from the coding sequence ATGATCGAGACCGAGCTCACCCGCTGCGTCGCCTCGTTTCATCCTGGTGCTACCGGTGTCACCGGTGCCGCAAAGCTCTCCGGCGGCGCCAGCCAGGAGACCTGGACGTTCGACATCGTGCACCCGAACGGCACTATCGGCGCGATCCTGCGCCGCGCGCCGCCGGGTTACGGTGCCGCGCCGGGCCGCGCCGCCGGCCTCGATGCCGAGGCGACGCTGATGCAGCTCGCGCATGACGCGGGCCTGCCGTCGCCGAAGGTCATGCATGTCTTGAGGCCGGAGGACGGCCTTGGCCGCGGCTTCATCATGGCGCGGGTCGAAGGCGAGACCATCGCGCGAAAAATTTTGCGCGACGAGGAATTTGCCGGCGCGCGGCCGATCCTCGCCCGCCAGCTCGGCCGCGTCATCGCCGGCATCCATGGTCTGCCGCAGGCCAAACTGCCGAAGCTGCGCAGCCTGACCGCGACCAAGGAGATCGAGGATCTCTCCCGCGAGTATCACAGCTTCGACTGGCCGCGGCCGGTGTTCGAGCTGGCGCTGCGCTGGCTGCGCGATCACGATCCCGGTCCCTCATCCGAGACGACGCTGGTGCATGGCGATTTCCGCCACGGCAATCTGATCATCGGTCCCGACGGGGTGCGCGCGGTGCTCGACTGGGAGCTCGCGCATACCGGCGATCCGATGGAGGACCTGGGGTGGATCTGTGTCAACTCGTGGCGCTTCGGCGAGATCGACAAGCCGGTCGGCGGCTTCGGCACACGCGAAGATCTGTTCGCGGGCTATGCAGAAGCCGGCCGCAAGGCCGACCCCGACCGCGTGATGTTCTGGGAAGTGATGGGCACGCTGCGCTGGGGCGTGATGTGCTGTGGCATGATGCAGCGCTTCCGAAGCGGCCCGGATCACTCGATGGAGCGCGCGATGATCGGACGGCGTGCGTCGGAGACCGAGATCGATCTGCTTAGGCTACTCGCACCGAGAGGTCGTTGA
- a CDS encoding GFA family protein produces MNMEGGCTCRNVRYRLTGRPLIVHACHCTWCQRETGTAHALNAMYEAERVEHIAAEPEIVDTPSASGKGQKIARCPICKVAVWSNYPGAGPAVRFVRVGTLDDPSQCPPDVHIFTSSKQPWVTLPRGAKVFAEYYDRREVWPKEAQERWRVLREKMKA; encoded by the coding sequence ATGAACATGGAAGGTGGATGCACCTGCAGGAATGTCCGCTACCGTCTGACCGGCAGGCCGCTGATCGTGCACGCCTGCCACTGCACCTGGTGCCAGCGCGAGACCGGTACCGCGCACGCGCTCAACGCGATGTACGAGGCCGAGCGGGTCGAGCACATCGCGGCCGAGCCCGAGATCGTCGACACACCGTCGGCGAGCGGCAAGGGGCAGAAAATCGCGCGCTGCCCCATCTGCAAGGTCGCGGTGTGGAGCAATTATCCGGGCGCGGGACCGGCGGTGCGCTTCGTCCGCGTCGGCACGCTGGACGATCCGAGCCAGTGCCCGCCTGATGTCCACATCTTCACGTCATCGAAGCAGCCTTGGGTGACGCTCCCGCGGGGCGCCAAGGTGTTCGCCGAGTATTATGATCGGCGAGAGGTCTGGCCGAAAGAGGCGCAGGAGCGCTGGCGCGTCTTGCGGGAGAAGATGAAGGCGTGA
- a CDS encoding GNAT family N-acetyltransferase, whose product MSETFRDNEAQSRFELAVDGATAFVVYRKTPDTITLVHTEVPAELGGRGIGSKLARATLYAVRAQGIKLVVKCEFIQGFMKKHPEYDDLLG is encoded by the coding sequence ATGAGCGAAACATTCCGCGACAACGAAGCGCAGAGCCGGTTCGAGCTCGCCGTCGACGGTGCCACCGCCTTCGTGGTCTACCGCAAGACGCCGGACACGATCACGCTGGTTCACACCGAGGTGCCGGCGGAGCTCGGCGGCCGCGGCATCGGCTCCAAGCTCGCGCGCGCGACACTCTACGCCGTCCGCGCGCAGGGCATCAAGCTCGTGGTGAAATGCGAATTCATCCAGGGCTTCATGAAGAAGCATCCGGAGTATGACGATCTGTTGGGTTGA
- a CDS encoding SDR family oxidoreductase, which produces MFSDQLLAGRRILVTGGGTGLGKSMASRFLQLGAEVHICGRRKSVCDETATELMAEHGGRVVSHGVDIRNAMAVDEMIEAIWTTSGPLTDLINNAAGNFISRSEELSPRGFDAVANIVMHGTFYVTHAVGRRWIAGGHRGNVVSITVTWVRNGSPYVVPSAMSKSAIHAMTMSLAIEWGRHGIRLNTIAPGEIPTEGMSKRIKPGDEAGARTKAMNPMGRVGTMEELQNLAVFLISGGCDWINGETIAMDGAQALAMGGNFYQLRDWSDDDWTKARESIKAQNEKDRAARG; this is translated from the coding sequence ATGTTCTCTGATCAGCTTCTTGCCGGGCGGCGCATACTGGTAACCGGTGGTGGCACCGGCCTCGGCAAGTCCATGGCCTCGCGGTTCCTCCAGCTCGGGGCCGAGGTGCATATCTGCGGCCGCCGCAAGAGCGTCTGCGACGAGACCGCAACCGAACTGATGGCCGAGCATGGCGGGCGCGTGGTCAGCCACGGCGTCGATATCCGCAATGCCATGGCGGTCGACGAGATGATCGAGGCGATCTGGACCACCAGCGGCCCGCTCACCGATCTCATCAACAACGCCGCCGGCAATTTCATCTCGCGCTCGGAAGAATTGTCGCCGCGCGGCTTCGATGCGGTCGCCAACATCGTGATGCACGGCACCTTTTATGTGACGCACGCGGTGGGCCGGCGCTGGATCGCCGGCGGGCATCGCGGCAACGTGGTGTCGATCACCGTGACCTGGGTGCGCAACGGCTCGCCCTATGTGGTGCCATCGGCGATGAGCAAGTCGGCGATCCACGCCATGACCATGTCGCTTGCCATCGAATGGGGCCGTCACGGCATCCGCCTCAACACCATCGCGCCCGGCGAGATCCCCACCGAAGGCATGAGCAAGCGCATCAAGCCCGGCGATGAGGCCGGTGCGCGCACCAAGGCAATGAACCCGATGGGCCGCGTCGGCACCATGGAGGAATTGCAGAACCTCGCGGTGTTCCTGATCTCCGGCGGCTGCGACTGGATCAATGGCGAGACCATCGCCATGGACGGCGCGCAGGCGCTGGCGATGGGCGGCAATTTCTACCAGCTGCGCGACTGGAGCGATGACGACTGGACCAAGGCGCGCGAGTCGATCAAGGCCCAGAACGAGAAGGACCGCGCGGCGCGAGGTTGA
- a CDS encoding enoyl-CoA hydratase/isomerase, translating to MQFKHVTLDFDGSVAILRLDHQEVMNAVSIDMLGGLAEALDAIDDKRDEVRCLVITGAGRAFCTGANLQGRNQQKPGKSNAGAALETAFHPFLRRLRKLHCPIVTAVNGPAAGAGMSFALMGDLILCARSSYFLQAFRRIGLVPDCGSTWLLPRLIGKARSVELSLLGERLPAEKALEWGLVNRVYDDAALMEETMKLAHDLANGPTVALSLIRKLYWDSPENTLEDQLNLEFESQRLAGSAEDFKEGVTAFLEKRPAKFKGK from the coding sequence ATGCAGTTCAAACATGTCACGCTCGACTTCGACGGATCGGTCGCGATCCTCAGGCTCGACCACCAGGAAGTCATGAACGCGGTCTCGATCGATATGCTGGGCGGGCTTGCCGAGGCGCTCGATGCGATCGACGACAAGCGCGACGAGGTGCGCTGCCTGGTGATCACGGGCGCGGGCCGCGCCTTCTGCACCGGCGCCAATCTGCAGGGCCGCAACCAGCAGAAGCCCGGCAAGAGCAATGCCGGCGCGGCGCTGGAGACCGCGTTCCATCCGTTCCTGCGCCGGTTGCGTAAGCTGCACTGTCCGATCGTGACGGCGGTGAACGGTCCGGCCGCCGGCGCCGGAATGAGCTTCGCGCTGATGGGCGACCTCATCCTGTGCGCGCGGTCGTCCTATTTCCTGCAGGCGTTCCGCCGCATCGGCCTGGTGCCGGATTGCGGCTCGACCTGGCTGTTGCCGCGGCTGATCGGCAAGGCGCGCTCGGTCGAGCTGTCGCTGCTCGGCGAGCGGCTGCCGGCCGAGAAGGCGCTGGAGTGGGGCCTCGTCAACCGCGTCTATGACGACGCCGCGCTGATGGAAGAAACCATGAAGCTCGCGCACGATCTCGCCAACGGCCCGACGGTGGCGTTGTCGCTGATCCGCAAGCTCTATTGGGACAGCCCGGAAAATACCCTCGAGGATCAGCTCAATCTGGAATTCGAGTCGCAACGCCTTGCCGGCAGCGCCGAGGATTTCAAGGAAGGTGTCACCGCGTTCCTCGAGAAGCGGCCGGCGAAGTTCAAAGGCAAATGA
- a CDS encoding SDR family NAD(P)-dependent oxidoreductase, which produces MSGIFDLTGRVAVITGGNGGIGLGIAQALNAAGCNVSIWGRNAEKNANAAASMKAGPGKVATQFCDVSDPGSVKTAMKATLDTFGRVDGCFANAGIGGGGRRAFIDRTEEEWRKMFATNLDGVFHVFQAAARHMTDRAEAGDKFGRLVATSSLASLFGTARNEHYAGTKAALNALCRALGVELARHGVTANAILPGWIKSDMTAGIMANDKFVANVMPRIPLRRFGEPSDFGGIAVYIMSKASSYHTADCFVIDGGYTAF; this is translated from the coding sequence ATGAGTGGCATCTTCGATCTCACCGGCCGCGTCGCTGTCATCACCGGCGGCAATGGCGGCATCGGCCTCGGCATCGCGCAGGCGCTGAACGCCGCCGGCTGCAACGTCTCGATCTGGGGCCGCAACGCGGAAAAAAACGCCAACGCCGCGGCCTCGATGAAGGCCGGCCCGGGCAAGGTCGCGACGCAATTCTGCGACGTCAGCGATCCCGGCTCGGTCAAGACCGCGATGAAGGCAACCCTCGACACCTTCGGCCGCGTCGACGGCTGCTTCGCCAATGCCGGCATCGGCGGCGGCGGACGAAGAGCCTTCATCGACCGCACCGAGGAGGAATGGCGCAAGATGTTCGCGACCAATCTCGACGGCGTGTTTCACGTATTCCAGGCGGCGGCACGCCACATGACCGACCGCGCCGAGGCCGGCGACAAGTTCGGCCGGCTGGTTGCGACCTCGAGCCTCGCCTCGCTGTTCGGCACTGCGCGCAACGAGCACTATGCCGGCACCAAGGCGGCGCTGAACGCGCTGTGCCGCGCGCTCGGCGTCGAGCTCGCGCGCCATGGCGTCACCGCGAACGCGATCCTGCCCGGCTGGATCAAGAGCGACATGACCGCGGGCATCATGGCCAACGACAAGTTCGTCGCCAATGTGATGCCGCGCATCCCCCTGCGCCGCTTCGGAGAGCCGAGCGATTTCGGCGGCATCGCCGTCTACATCATGAGCAAGGCGTCGTCCTATCATACGGCGGATTGCTTTGTGATCGACGGCGGGTACACGGCGTTCTAG
- a CDS encoding DUF6285 domain-containing protein yields MQDEPTPAELIKAVADFLRSEIAPAIKGHNGFKLRVGINALDLVTRQLAFAEAGDAVEAARLKQLLDIDGTLMELNRALSEKIAGGAVDLNTPGLSEHLWQTTMDKLAVDQPNYASYKRELGK; encoded by the coding sequence ATGCAGGACGAACCGACACCCGCGGAGCTGATCAAGGCCGTCGCCGATTTCCTGCGCAGCGAGATCGCGCCCGCGATCAAGGGACACAACGGCTTCAAGCTGCGCGTCGGCATCAACGCGCTCGACCTTGTGACGCGGCAGCTCGCGTTCGCCGAGGCCGGCGATGCGGTCGAAGCCGCGCGGCTGAAGCAATTGCTGGACATCGACGGGACGCTGATGGAGCTGAACCGCGCGCTGTCGGAGAAGATCGCAGGTGGCGCGGTCGATCTGAACACGCCGGGCCTATCGGAGCATCTCTGGCAGACCACGATGGACAAGCTCGCCGTCGATCAGCCGAACTACGCGTCTTATAAGAGGGAACTCGGAAAGTAG
- a CDS encoding enoyl-CoA hydratase-related protein, producing MDLKFSKVTRKGPITIVTLSRPEVYNALHIDAHFELNKVFDDFSADPEQWVAIVTGAGDKAFCAGNDLKWQAAGGKRGWDKGGFAGLTTRFDCDKPIIAAVNGVAMGGGFEVALACDLIIAAENATFALPEPRVGLAALAGGLQRLPRQIGLKRAMGMILTARHVSAKEGLELGFVNEVVPQGEALAAAERWAETITKNSPMSIRASKQAIQKGLEVSLEQAMTEQRDYPAVKAMAASQDYIEGPKAFSEKRPPKWLGR from the coding sequence ATGGATCTGAAATTCTCCAAGGTGACGCGCAAGGGTCCCATCACCATCGTGACGCTGTCGCGGCCCGAAGTTTACAACGCGCTGCATATCGACGCGCATTTCGAGCTCAACAAGGTGTTCGACGACTTCTCCGCCGATCCCGAGCAGTGGGTCGCGATCGTGACCGGCGCCGGCGACAAGGCGTTCTGCGCCGGCAACGACCTGAAATGGCAGGCCGCCGGCGGCAAGCGCGGCTGGGACAAGGGCGGCTTTGCCGGCCTCACCACCCGCTTCGACTGCGACAAGCCGATCATCGCCGCCGTCAACGGCGTCGCGATGGGCGGCGGGTTCGAGGTCGCATTGGCCTGCGACCTGATCATTGCCGCGGAGAATGCGACCTTCGCCCTACCCGAGCCGCGCGTCGGCCTTGCCGCGCTTGCCGGCGGCCTGCAGCGGCTGCCGCGCCAGATCGGGCTGAAGCGCGCCATGGGCATGATCCTGACCGCGCGCCATGTCAGCGCCAAGGAAGGCCTCGAGCTTGGCTTCGTCAACGAGGTGGTGCCGCAGGGAGAGGCGCTGGCAGCCGCCGAGCGCTGGGCCGAGACCATCACCAAGAACTCGCCGATGTCGATCCGCGCCTCGAAGCAGGCGATCCAGAAGGGCCTCGAAGTCTCGCTCGAGCAGGCCATGACCGAGCAGCGCGACTATCCGGCGGTGAAGGCGATGGCCGCCTCGCAGGATTACATCGAGGGACCGAAGGCGTTTTCGGAGAAGCGGCCGCCGAAGTGGCTCGGGCGGTAA